A stretch of the Myxococcus guangdongensis genome encodes the following:
- a CDS encoding RNA polymerase sigma factor codes for MRASVAADSDEVLMARFCEGHPPAFDALFQRHAGPVRGYLTRLTGSEATAEDLVQHTFMSLVRSRGRFQPGSRFKPWLYAIATNAARDFQRRGRRPEELTPEGELPVVADDTGPGPRDVGLERAVRHALDQLPEGQRIPILLHRFEGMGFAEIADTLGLTESAVKVRAHRGYARLRELLTALRTETME; via the coding sequence GTGCGCGCCTCCGTCGCCGCCGACTCCGACGAGGTGCTGATGGCGCGGTTCTGTGAGGGACACCCCCCGGCGTTCGACGCGCTCTTCCAGCGCCACGCGGGGCCGGTGCGTGGCTACCTCACCCGCCTGACGGGCAGCGAGGCCACGGCCGAGGACCTGGTGCAGCACACCTTCATGTCCCTGGTGCGCTCGCGAGGGCGCTTCCAGCCGGGCTCGCGCTTCAAGCCGTGGCTGTACGCCATCGCCACCAACGCCGCGCGGGACTTCCAGCGCCGGGGACGCAGGCCCGAGGAGCTGACGCCCGAGGGCGAGCTGCCCGTGGTCGCCGACGACACGGGCCCCGGGCCGCGCGACGTGGGCCTGGAGCGGGCCGTACGGCACGCGCTGGACCAGCTCCCCGAGGGACAGCGCATCCCCATCCTGCTGCACCGCTTCGAGGGGATGGGCTTCGCCGAAATCGCCGACACCCTGGGCCTCACCGAGAGCGCGGTGAAGGTGCGGGCCCACCGGGGCTATGCGCGGCTGCGCGAGCTGCTCACCGCCCTGCGCACGGAGACGATGGAATGA
- a CDS encoding acyl-CoA desaturase, translated as MQTSSPAAAPADDERLNWLSSIPFFAVHVMCLFAFVVGAKPVDIAVCVALYIVRMWGITAGYHRYFSHRAFKTGRVFQFILALVGSTSTQKGVLWWAANHRHHHRYSDQAEDIHSPVQKGFWFSHVGWILCDKYGKTRMEGIKDFTRFPELVWLNRFHLVPSVALAVALYFIGGFSMLVWGYFVSTTLLWHGTFTINSLSHIFGKRRYKTTDTSRNNWLLALVTLGEGWHNNHHYHQNTANQGWFWWEVDISYYTLKVLSWFKVVEGLRLPSEATKYSYLKYTAEERAQLAAPTSFFGVGGARAQLVAAKSAAEAQLVAAKSAAEAQLIAAKTAAEGKVREALAAAADHLPSSAPTPGPLLKS; from the coding sequence TTGCAGACATCCTCTCCTGCTGCGGCTCCCGCGGACGACGAGCGACTGAACTGGCTGTCGTCCATCCCGTTCTTCGCCGTCCACGTCATGTGCCTGTTCGCCTTCGTCGTGGGGGCGAAGCCGGTGGACATCGCGGTGTGTGTGGCGCTGTACATCGTCCGCATGTGGGGAATCACCGCGGGCTACCACCGCTACTTCTCCCACCGGGCCTTCAAGACGGGGCGCGTCTTCCAGTTCATCCTGGCGCTGGTGGGCAGCACGTCCACGCAGAAGGGTGTCCTCTGGTGGGCGGCCAACCACCGCCACCACCACCGGTACTCGGACCAGGCGGAGGACATCCACTCGCCCGTGCAGAAGGGCTTCTGGTTCAGCCACGTGGGCTGGATTCTCTGCGACAAGTACGGCAAGACGCGCATGGAGGGCATCAAGGACTTCACGCGCTTCCCGGAGCTGGTGTGGCTCAACCGCTTCCACCTGGTGCCGTCGGTCGCGCTGGCCGTGGCGCTCTACTTCATCGGCGGGTTCTCCATGCTGGTGTGGGGCTACTTCGTGAGCACCACGCTCTTGTGGCACGGGACGTTCACCATCAACTCCCTGAGCCACATCTTCGGCAAGCGCCGGTACAAGACGACGGACACCAGCCGGAACAACTGGCTGCTCGCGCTCGTCACCCTGGGCGAGGGCTGGCACAACAACCACCACTACCACCAGAACACGGCCAACCAGGGTTGGTTCTGGTGGGAGGTGGACATCAGCTACTACACGCTGAAGGTGCTCTCCTGGTTCAAGGTGGTGGAGGGCCTGCGGCTGCCATCGGAGGCGACGAAGTACTCGTACCTCAAGTACACGGCCGAGGAGCGCGCCCAGCTGGCCGCGCCCACGAGCTTCTTCGGCGTGGGAGGGGCTCGCGCGCAGCTGGTCGCCGCGAAGTCCGCCGCGGAGGCGCAGCTGGTCGCCGCGAAGTCCGCCGCGGAGGCGCAGCTCATCGCCGCGAAGACGGCCGCCGAGGGCAAGGTGCGCGAGGCGCTGGCCGCCGCCGCGGACCACCTGCCCTCCTCCGCACCCACACCCGGGCCGCTGCTCAAGTCGTGA